The DNA sequence CTCCGGAGCCAAAGGTCAGAGGTTCGAATCCTCTACCGCGCGCCAGTTTTTCCTCTGCAGTTTCAAGACGTTGCTCCCTTGCCAGAAGCTTCATCCATCTGAGTAAACCGCCTGAGCCAACCGCGCTTCTATCTGAAAAAAATGGGCCCGCTTTCCTGACTTGTCATCCACCGCATTATTTGGCGTTAATCTTCAAGCTGGAACCCTCGGGTTTAGCTACCCCCATGCGTTTCATCTTTTTCCACAACCCAACGCGCGAAATGCCCAACACCTTGGCAGCCTGACTCTGATTGTTTCCGGTTTCGGCCAGGGCTGTCAGGATGAGTCGTTTTTCCAAGGCTGCCACTTGCCGGGAAAGATCCATGGAATGGGGCTCGGTGGATGGCTCGGGTAAGCCGGAGTGAGCGAATTGCAGATCTTGGGCCTCAATGGTGATTATGGTTCCCACCCGTGGTGCTAATGCGGCCGCTGCGCGCAACAGGTTTTGCAACTCCCGGACATGGCCATGCCAGGGGCGCGCCATGAGCCAGCCCAAGGAGGCAGAGGAAAGGCGGAAAGTCTCTTTTTTGCCAGAGAGGCGATTGAGAAAGGCTTGAGCCAGTGGCGGGATGTCTTCAATTCGTTCATTGAGACCCGGCGTTCGGACGATGACCCCCTTGATTCGATAATAGAGATCCTCCCGGAACGCTCCCGTTTGGACCATCGCCTCCAGATTCTGATGGGTGGCGCAAACCACCCGCACATCGGCTGATCGTTCGGTTTGCCCACCGACGGGACGAAAACATCCTTCTTGTAGAAACCGCAGTAACTTAACCTGCATGGGTGGACTCATCTCGCCGACCTCATCCAGAAACAGCGTCCCCGCCGCCGCAGCCTCAATAAGCCCCGCCCGATCCTGATTCGCACCCGTAAAGGCCCCTCTCACATGGCCGAACAGTTCATTTTCCAACAGCTCCGCAGGAATGGCTCCGCAATGGACCGCAATAAATGGACGGTCGCGGCGTGGACTGCCATCATGCAGGGCTCGGGCGGTCAACTCCTTTCCGGTTCCGCTGGGTCCGAGGATCAAGATGCTGATGTCGGTGGGGGCGATGCGGCGAATCAACTCCCGTAAATTTTTGATCGCCTCGCTGTTGCCGATAATGCCCATCTCATCATCGCTGTGCGCGCGCTTTCGCAACTGCCGAACCTCCCGCTCCAAGGCGTTTTTTTCCAAGGCGCGACCAATGACGATACGGAGTAAATCCGGGTCCAGGGGCTTGCCGAGAAAATCCCATGCCCCATGCTCAACGGCCAGCAGGGCATTTTCCCGATCCGCGTGGCCGGTGGTCACGATCACCGGGACGCCCGAAAACCGGGGAATAAGCGCCATGCCCGCCGCCACCGAATGATCCGGCGGCATCACCAGATCCAAGACCACCAGGTCTGGCAGCGCTGTTTGATGTTGGCCCAAAGCGGTCTCGGGGTCGCCTGCTTCCATCACTTCATGTCCCAAATCACGCAGCCAGCTCGCGCACAGATTGCGAAAGGCTGAATCATCGTCCACCAATAAAATGCGTCCCTTGTCCGCCATGTTCACCTCTGCATCCCGGTATTCGTTTTAAGCCTCTGGAAAGGAGAGCTTGAAGCAGGTGTTCCATCCCGCCCGCTCCGTCAACTGAATGCGCCCACCATGGGCCTCCATGATGCGGGCCACGATGGCCAAGCCCAACCCGGTTCCACCTTCAAAACGGGAGACAAAAGGCGAAAAAATCCGCTCACGAATGTTGTCGGGGATGGGAGCGCCTTGATTACATAGAAACAGGAGTCGCTCTCCTGCCCGCTCTTGTGCCTCAAGACGTATTCCGGGTTCGTGTCCTGGTTGTGCCTTGAGCGCAGCCGTGGCATTCGTGAGTAAATTGATCATGATTTGTCCAAATCGGCGCGGGTCGGCGTTCAGGGTCATCTCCGGGGGAATGGCACGCTCCACCATTAATCCCGGAAAGGCGGATAAGGCGTTGTCCAAAGCAGGGTTCAACTGGATGAGCCGGGGCGAAACTTGCCAGGATTTGGAATAATCCAACAGGTCGCCGATCAAAATATCCATACGGCCCAGTTGACGTTGAATTTCCCCCTTGGTCGATTCAGGGGCTTGGGCTGCGGCCATGGCCACCACGTTCAAGGGGTTTCTCAACTCATGGGCCACGGTGGCGGCGAGGAGTCCCAGTTCAGTCAAGTGGGCCTCTCTTTCTCGCAACCGCGCCTCCTCAGCGGCTTGGCGCGTCCGTTCCATGTGCCCAACCGATTCGCTGACGATCCGTCCAAACAGCTCCGCTGCCATGCGGGGTCCGGGGGGCGCCTCCTGCCAACCGCTCAAAGTTGACCTCCAGGATTGTCCCTCGGGATGACAGACAATGGCTGGTGTGGTGGGGAGCGAGGCATCCTCACTTGTCGGCGATGGGCTCACAGCAACCATGACAGGCATGCGTAGATGGTTCGATAGGATGCGCTGCGCGGTCGCTTCCAATGATGGGCAGTCGGTGCATTCGGACAGTTCTGTCGTCCAGCGTTGGACTTGCCAATCATCCAGTTGTCCCCCCGGATAGATGATCCGGTTGGCGAGGCGGCGAATGGCGTCTATCAGGAAAAACGCCGCCGTCAGGGAGAGAAATTGAAAGATCCACGCCCGGGGGAGCAGGTCGTTTGTTCCGGCTCCGTTATCCGAGGCGGCAAAAATGGCGAGCAGGGCCATTGTCGCAACCGTGAGGGGAACGCTCAGAAGCAACCATGCCACGGCGCGGCGCGCCCAGATGTTGACCTCCATCACCTGATAGCGCAGTAGACCAAAGGCCAAAAGAATGGGATATCCCGGTAGCAGCAGGACCGGATAGGGGAATAGATTCCAACCCACAGAGGTGAACAATAAACCGGAAATGGCGAAAAATCCCCAGAGGGAGGCCATGATCACCGTTTGAATTTGTCGGCGTTGCCCGGGCGTTGCGTGATACCACACCCTGAACAGTCGGCCTTGCCCCAAGGCTGTCAAACCAATGGTAACCGCCACCATGAACCAACCTGACGAGGAAAGTTCCACTCCCCCTGGCAGCCCGGCCAAAACCATGGGTTTTCCTACCCCCGCAGACCAACTCCACAGGGTTGTGAGCAATCCCGCCCCATAGCCTGCCCCCACAATGAGTTTTTCATTGGCGGCAGGGTTCCGGTTCGTGCAGTAGCGATAGGCAAAATGGTTGAACAGGGCTGCTACGAATGGCGACCCTCCCACCAGCAGAAGCCCCACATGCTGGCTTTTTTCTCCCGGAATGGAGACCAGCCAAAAACCGCAAACGCCCACCAAAGTTCCCACTAAATAGCGCACAAGATGGGGAGCGCTTGGGGTTGATGCCGCTTTACGCCAAACAGCAAATGACAGCAGTGCACACAGCGCCACTGAGCCTGCCAATGCGCCATGGTATGCGACATTCAAAAAGGACATGGGCAGAACCTTTGCAGGAGTTAACCCTGGTTAGCGAACTGGGATTGCAGCATGTTAACAAAGTTAGCCATTTATTGAAACAATGAAGAAAAAACACTGCGAACACAGTCTGTTATCGTTTGGTCTGCGGATTGCCATAATAGATGTCAATGGAAACCACCTTTGGCTGAAGGAGATCACATGAATGTCTGGACGTTTTTTCTGTTGCAGATGGCGATTTCGCTTTTTATCAGTGGCGTTGTTGTTTTCGTTTTGTCTCCGGCGCTTCGACCGATTCTCGCCGATATATGTGGGGCGGATCACCGTGCCCGTTTTTGGGTGACCTATTCAAACGTCATGATGGTTTTGGTCCCGCTTCTCGTGGTCATTTTTATGGGTGAGCTTCAGTATAGTGAAGAGAGAACGCTTATTTTGCTCAAGCGGGCTCTGGGTGGAACAATCGCAGGATTGATTGTCACCCTGATTATCATGAGCCGACAGATTACCCGGTCAATCGCTCCCGATCAGCCAAACGAGCTTCCTGGCTTGTTGCCGCCCACGCCTGCCAAAACGAGCGAAAATACGAACTCGGGCATATCGTCATGAAGGTGCTTATCGTCGGGGCGAGCGGCTTTATCGGTAGTCGATTGGTCAGAAAATTTGCCGCAAAGGGACATCCAGTGATCTGCTGCGGCCGCCATGTGGAGGGTCTGCATCGCCAGTTTCCCCAGTTGTTATCCATCCCGGTGGACTTTGGTCGGGATGGTCTGGATGACTGGCTCTCCCGTTTGGGCGGTGTGGATTTGGTGATCAATGCAGCGGGGGTGATCGGGGATGGTTCTGGCAATCCCATGGACGCTGTCCACACCACCGGCCCCCAGGCTCTGTTTGAAGCGTGTATGAAGGCTGGCGTCAAACAGGTGATCCAGATATCGGCGTTGGGGGCGGATCCAGCCGGAGCCACTCGATATTACCGCTCCAAAGGAAGCGCTGACGCTTTTCTGGCTGGAGTTGACCCCCCCCGCAAGCAACTCAGGTGGACGATCATTCGTCCCTCTGTGGTGGTGGGACGGGGCGGTGGCAGTCATGGCCTTTTTGCTTCCATGGCGGCGTGGCCACTGATGCCGCGTTTGGGTCAAGGGCGCTGGCGGGTTCAACCCATTCATGTGCTCGATTTGGTGGAACTGGTTTATGCCATCGCCTTGGATAATGGCCCAATCCCTCCACAGATTGAAGCAGCGGGTGCCGAACCGTTAACCACCGATGGCCTGACCGCCATTTTTCGGCAATGGCTTGGCCTGAAACCCGGACGGTTTATGACCATCCCGACGAAGTTCTTGATTTTTGCAGGATGGGTTGGTGACCGTCTGCCCTTGGGACCGCTCAACAGCGACGCCCTGGCCATGCTCATGGGCGACAATGTCCGCTCCACCTCAGAACCGGTAAATCCGGATGGCTGCCAACCGCGCTCCCTGGAGCTGGCCATGTTGGAGGAACCCGCCACCGAAGCAGATCTTTGGCAAGCGCGCCTGTTTCATCTGCGACCTTTGCTGCGCTGGGTGCTGGGGCTGTTTTGGATCGCTTCCGGCCTGATTCCCATTCTTATCCATAGTGCCCAATCAGAAGGATATGCCCTGCTTGAACGCCTTGACCTGACGGGAGGGTGGGCGGATGCAACCCTGTACGGAGCGGCGGCGTTGGATGTTCTCCTGGGAGGACTGCTGTTGGCCTCATTCAAAGTTCGTTTGGTTGGCGGTGTTCAGATTTTCGCTACCCTCTTTTTTTCCGCCATCATCATCGCTTCCATGCCGGAATTTTTATGGCATCCCTTTGGCTCCCTGACAAAAAACATCCCCCTCATCGCAGCAACGGCGATCATGATGATTCTGGAGGAGTAGGCCCATGGATTATCTGGTTTTAAAATATATTCACATCATCAGCGCCACACTGCTCTTCGGCACGGGGTTGGGTACGGCCTTTCAGATGGTTCGGGCCTATTTCAGCCACGATGTCCGAGCCATTGCGGCGGTTTCACGGAGTGTGGTTCTGGCCGATTGGATTTTTACCGCCCCTGCGGTGGTTGTCCAACTGGTTACCGGTGGCTGGATGATGTGGCTGATGGACTATCCCCTGATGACTGGATGGCTGATGGCTGCCTTGATTTTGTACGTGATTGTTGGGGTCTGTTGGCTGCCTGTGGTTTGGCTTCAGATCCGAATGGAACGCATGGCTGCCAAGGCGATGACTGCTGGCGAGGCGTTGCCGCCTCTTTACCATCGTTATTTTCGAATCTGGTTTGTTTTGGGATGGCCCGCTTTCCTGTCGGTGCTGGTTATCTTCTATCTGATGGTTTTCAAGCCGGAGATCTCTATTTAGGAGAATAGGCCATGCGCATCCTCATGACGGGTGCTGGGGGCAACCTCGGTTCACTCCTTGCCCGGCATCTGCTCCATCATACCAACCACTCTCTCAACTTGATGGTTCACCGGAACCCTTTGCCAGCAGATTTGGCGAGCAACAACAGAGTTGGCGTCTTCAAATGTGATTTATCCAAACCGAAGACCCTGGAGGCCTCCTGCCGAGGATGTGACGCCATCATTCATTTCGGCAGCGTGTTGTTTGCTCCCCGACCGGAACGACACTTTCCCCTCACCAACACCCAAAACAGTGTCAACATGATTGATGCTGCCATAAGGGCAGGCGTTGAAAGGTTCATCCTTGTCAGTTTTCCTCATGTGGAGGGGGCAACCAGTCAGGATGATCCGTGTATCGGGCGTGTGGACCGAAGACCCGTCAGCATCCACGCAAAAACGCGATTGGAGGCTGAAAAATATCTGCTGCGCAAGGGAGAGGAAACCGGCTTGCGCGCCATCTCCCTACGTCCGGGCATGATCTATGGATCGGAGGTGCTGATGATCGAGTTTGCCCGCAAGTTGGCGCGCTTCGGCCTGCTTGGGGTCTGGAATAATGAGACGCCGGTGCATCTTCTCTCTCTGGCTGACTTTAACGCCTGCTGCCAGGCCGCACTGGAAAAACCGGAAGCTGTTGGCGTCTATCCATTGGGCGATGACGCCCCCACCACGTTACAGGCATTTATGGATGAGTCTTGCCGCCACCTGGGACTTCAAAAGCCTTGGCGACTCCCAGAAGCGGCTTTTTTTGCCGCTGCGTGGGCTTCTGAATCCATGGCAACCCTCTTTGGAACCAAAACGCCGTTGACCACTGATTTTATTCGTATTGGACAGGTGCCCTATTTTTGCGATACCTCCCGCATGCGACGGGACCTAATACCCGTTTTACGCCATGCCTCTTTTCGGGATGCTTTGTTTACTCTGGAGAAAAACTGAACCATCCAGTCTAGCGTGGTGATGTTGGCGCTCTGGGTAAGGTGGGTGAATGCTGGGTGTGGCCGGTTCGAGGTGGGCCATAAAATATCAGGGGTGCTGGGGGATTATCTCCCAGCCGGGTGTGGGCAGCGCCCACGGTTGTGATCTTGAATTTGCTTTTCCCATCCGAATAATGTGGCATCCAATCCCCCATTTTTTCAATTAAATCTTCCTTCTCTCCAAGCTGTTCCCAGTTGTCCTGGGTGATTGGTTATTGCATCCTCAGGCGCCATGGTAAGATGTGCGTCCCCTGTGGAGAAAGAGATGCAAAAAAACCCCACCATAGCAACGACCATCGATGGCACCCCGGTTTCCTTCCCGGCAGGCACCCTTTTGCTTCAAGCAGCCAAGAGCCTGGGCCGGGAAATTCCGACCCTCTGCCACTCCGACCGATTGCAACCCTGCGGCAGCTGTCGGATCTGTCTGGTGGAGGAGGTGGGGGCGGGATATGTGCCTGCTTGCGCCACTGAGATCAGAGAGGGCGCCCGCTATGTGACCACATCGGTGGCGCTTGATCAGATTCGGCGCGGCATCCTGGGGATGATCCTGCGTCGCCATCCCCTCCACTGCCGGGGGTGCAGGGTGGATGGGCGCTGCCAGTTGCAAAGGGTGGCCATTCAGCTGGGCTTTTCTCCGGATGGTCAAGCTGGGGGAAGCTTGTCAGAAATCGATACCCGCCATCCCATGATTCACCGCCATCACGATCTATGCATCCAGTGCGGTGTGTGTGTGAGGGCCTGCCACGAAATTCAGGGGCAGGATGTCCTGGGTATGGCCGGGCGCGGGGAAGGGATGCGGGTGGTGGCGGGTGGGGATCTCTCCCTGGAGGAGGCCGGTTGTGTCTCCTGTGGGCAGTGTCTCTATGAGTGCCCGACAGGGGCTTTGCAGGCAGGGGATCAAACTCGTCCTGGAAGTTTCGACCGGGAGGTGACCACCACCTGTGGCTACTGTGCGGTAGGGTGTCGGCTGCGGGTGCAGGTCAAGGAAAATCGGATTGTGGGAATGGAGCCGGATCTGGACGGTTCTGCCAACCGGGGACACGCTTGTGTGAAGGGGCGGTTTGGATTCCAGTTTGTCGAAGCCCCGGATCGCCTTCGCTTGCCTTTGATCCGTCAGCCGGATGGCACGTTTCGGGAGAGTGGCTGGGAGGAAGCCCTGGATCTGGTTGCCCGGCGTTTTATGGATATTCGGCAGCGGGAGGGGGGGCGTGCATTGGGGGTGGTGAGTTCGGCCCGCTGCACCAATGAAGAAAACTATCTTCTGCAAAAAATGGCTCGGGTGGTGTTTGGCACCAACAATATCGACAACTGCGCCCGGGTTTGCCACTCCCCATCCGCCTTTGCCTTGGGAGAAGCCTTGGGCACGGGAGCGGGCACCAACAGCTTTGAGGATGTGGAACGCTCGGACGTATTGCTGCTTGTCGGGGCTAATCCGACCGAAGCGCACCCGGTGTTTGGAGCCCGCATTAAACAGGCGGTTCGCCAAGGGTGTCGGCTGATCGTCATCGATCCACGCAACACTGAACTGGCACGCCTGGCCGATATCCATATTCCCCTGCGACCAGGATCCAATGTGCCGGTGATCAACGCCATGCAGTCGGTATTGATCGAAGAGGAATTATTCGACGAAGCCTTTATCCGAAAGCATGCCGAGGGCTTTGAAGCGATTCAGGATGGATTGCAGGGGTGTACCCCGGAATGGGCAGGGGAACATGCGGGGGTTGATGGGGCGTTGATCACCCAAGCCGCCCGTCTTTACGCCTCGGGGAAAGCGTCGCAAATATTGTGGGGGTTGGGGATTACGGAGTCGTGTCAGGGCACGGTGGCCGCCTTTGGTTTGATCAATCTGGCCATCATGACCGGCAATCTGGGACGCCCCGGGACCGGGTCCAGCCCCATTCGGGGACAAAACAATGTCCAGGGTGCGTGCGATATGGGGGCGTTGCCCAATGTTTTCAGTGACTATCAATCGGTCACGGATGGCGCCGCACGAAAACGTCATCAAGCCGTGTGGGGGGTGACACCTCCCGATCAGGTCGGGTTGAAAATGCCGGAAATGTTGGCCGCTGCCAGGGAGGGGGCTCTCAAGGGGCTCTATCTGGTGGCCCAGGATCCGGCCCAATCCGACCCGGACACCCAGCAGGTTTTGCAGGCCCTGGAGCAGCTGGAATTTTTGGTGGTTCAGGATCTCTTTTTGACCGAATCCGCCCGGTTTGCCGATGTGGTGCTGCCGGGTGCCGGTTTTTTGGAAAAATCCGGCACTTTCGTCAACAGCGACCGGCGGATTCAGCGCATCGTGCCAGCTGTTGAGCCCCCGGGCGAAGCGCTGCCGGACGGGGAAATCACCCACCGTTTGGCGGGGCGCATGGGCTATGATTTTGGCTTCACAGCTGAAAATGGATCGGGCATCGATCCTGAAAAGGTGATGGTGGAAATCGCCTCCCTCACCCCCAACTGGGGGGGTGTGACCTACCAGAGGCTGGATGCCTTGGGCTTTTTACAGTGGCCATGCCCCGATGTGGATCATCCGGGAACCGATATAGTCCACCGGGCGGGGCGTTTTATTCGAGGCCGCGCCCGATTGACCCCCACCCCCTGGCGCGCTTTAACACAATCGGTGGATAGCCACTACCCCCTGATGCTGACCACCGGTCGCATTCTGTTTCACTATAATTCCGGCTCCATGACCCGCCGCACCCCCATCGCCGCTCTGGATGGGGCTGGGGAGGAGCGGGTCCGGATTCATCCCGTTGATGCCGCTCGGTTGAATATTGTGACCGGGGAGCGGGTTGCGGTGATCTCCCGTCAGGGGCGTGTGACGCTTTTGGCCCAGGTGAGTGACCAGAGCAATCCGGGGTTGCTGTTCATGGCCTTTCATTTTCCCCAAACCCGGACCAACCTGCTGATTGGCAACGCCGCCGACGAACAGACCCTCTGTCCGGAATACAAGGTAACACCGGTTCGGCTGGAAAAAGTGAGTTGACTGGGAGGGAGGATAGCAAGATGGATGTTGTAAAGCATTCCGAAATGATGGCGGAGATCGAGACTATCTTGCGGAAAAAAAAGGAAATTCTCTTGGCTGATCTGGCGATTGAACTGATGCTGGCTCCGGAAGAGGTCCGTGGGATGGTGGCGCCGTTGATGGTGGATGGGCGGGTGGAGTGTCTTTGGCAACCCCGAAAAACCCTGGGTTGCAAGCTTTGTGGCTGTGATAACGAGGAATATTTGCGTTGGGTTGAAGCGTGACCGGGGTGTTTTAGGGGGGAAATGGTTACCGATACACTTCCCGCCGGTGGCCAGCTTTAAGGATAAGCACTACCAACTGGTCGTCCTCAATGGTGTAGAGAAGGCGATAGTTTCCGCTTCGAATGCGCCATCTGTCGATTTGCCCCTTCATCTTGAGGGCTCCTGGTGGTTTGGGATTGGTCTCCAGGCTGTCGATGACATTCCGAATGCGTTGCCATTCTGGTTTGGGAAGGTTGGAAATCTGTTTTTCAACTTTGCTGGGAATAATGATTTTATAGACCATGTTTCAGGTCCATATCTGCTTTGACCTGTTCCCAGGGAATTCCCGGTTCACCACTCTCCATATACTCCCGATAGAGCCGTTCCGACTCTTCAGCATCCTGCTGGTCTTCCCATTCGTGAAGGAAGCGGTCCAGGGCTTCGTGAATCAGCTCCTTGAGGGGACGCCCAGTCTCTTTGGCCAAAGTCTGGAACATCTCTTCCATATCCTGGCTCAGTTGGATGGTTTGCATGTGGTTTTATCTCCGTTGGTGTGGGGCTCAGCCTATCAGGTGGATGCCTGCCTTCTGTATGGTGAGCCTCATCTCAATGATGGTTGAATTTATTCCAATCCAGGACGCCATGTTATCATTTTTGGGAAGATTTTGGATTTTTTTTAACCTGGATCCGGCCATATTACCGGGCCTTGGTTTAAGCGCAGTGGAGGAACTGATACGAATTCTGGTTCAAACGATGAGCTTAAGGCCATCGTTTGAACTTCATCCAAAACCGAAAAATCTGCCACCCAGAACACAGAGGCCACAGAGGAAAAGCACAAAAAAACAGCTGAATATTCCATCCACTACCGGGCACGAGTTTGGCCCAATTTTGGTTTTTCT is a window from the Magnetococcales bacterium genome containing:
- a CDS encoding sigma-54-dependent Fis family transcriptional regulator, whose product is MADKGRILLVDDDSAFRNLCASWLRDLGHEVMEAGDPETALGQHQTALPDLVVLDLVMPPDHSVAAGMALIPRFSGVPVIVTTGHADRENALLAVEHGAWDFLGKPLDPDLLRIVIGRALEKNALEREVRQLRKRAHSDDEMGIIGNSEAIKNLRELIRRIAPTDISILILGPSGTGKELTARALHDGSPRRDRPFIAVHCGAIPAELLENELFGHVRGAFTGANQDRAGLIEAAAAGTLFLDEVGEMSPPMQVKLLRFLQEGCFRPVGGQTERSADVRVVCATHQNLEAMVQTGAFREDLYYRIKGVIVRTPGLNERIEDIPPLAQAFLNRLSGKKETFRLSSASLGWLMARPWHGHVRELQNLLRAAAALAPRVGTIITIEAQDLQFAHSGLPEPSTEPHSMDLSRQVAALEKRLILTALAETGNNQSQAAKVLGISRVGLWKKMKRMGVAKPEGSSLKINAK
- a CDS encoding HAMP domain-containing histidine kinase; the encoded protein is MGVCGFWLVSIPGEKSQHVGLLLVGGSPFVAALFNHFAYRYCTNRNPAANEKLIVGAGYGAGLLTTLWSWSAGVGKPMVLAGLPGGVELSSSGWFMVAVTIGLTALGQGRLFRVWYHATPGQRRQIQTVIMASLWGFFAISGLLFTSVGWNLFPYPVLLLPGYPILLAFGLLRYQVMEVNIWARRAVAWLLLSVPLTVATMALLAIFAASDNGAGTNDLLPRAWIFQFLSLTAAFFLIDAIRRLANRIIYPGGQLDDWQVQRWTTELSECTDCPSLEATAQRILSNHLRMPVMVAVSPSPTSEDASLPTTPAIVCHPEGQSWRSTLSGWQEAPPGPRMAAELFGRIVSESVGHMERTRQAAEEARLREREAHLTELGLLAATVAHELRNPLNVVAMAAAQAPESTKGEIQRQLGRMDILIGDLLDYSKSWQVSPRLIQLNPALDNALSAFPGLMVERAIPPEMTLNADPRRFGQIMINLLTNATAALKAQPGHEPGIRLEAQERAGERLLFLCNQGAPIPDNIRERIFSPFVSRFEGGTGLGLAIVARIMEAHGGRIQLTERAGWNTCFKLSFPEA
- a CDS encoding SDR family oxidoreductase — protein: MKVLIVGASGFIGSRLVRKFAAKGHPVICCGRHVEGLHRQFPQLLSIPVDFGRDGLDDWLSRLGGVDLVINAAGVIGDGSGNPMDAVHTTGPQALFEACMKAGVKQVIQISALGADPAGATRYYRSKGSADAFLAGVDPPRKQLRWTIIRPSVVVGRGGGSHGLFASMAAWPLMPRLGQGRWRVQPIHVLDLVELVYAIALDNGPIPPQIEAAGAEPLTTDGLTAIFRQWLGLKPGRFMTIPTKFLIFAGWVGDRLPLGPLNSDALAMLMGDNVRSTSEPVNPDGCQPRSLELAMLEEPATEADLWQARLFHLRPLLRWVLGLFWIASGLIPILIHSAQSEGYALLERLDLTGGWADATLYGAAALDVLLGGLLLASFKVRLVGGVQIFATLFFSAIIIASMPEFLWHPFGSLTKNIPLIAATAIMMILEE
- a CDS encoding DUF2269 domain-containing protein produces the protein MDYLVLKYIHIISATLLFGTGLGTAFQMVRAYFSHDVRAIAAVSRSVVLADWIFTAPAVVVQLVTGGWMMWLMDYPLMTGWLMAALILYVIVGVCWLPVVWLQIRMERMAAKAMTAGEALPPLYHRYFRIWFVLGWPAFLSVLVIFYLMVFKPEISI
- a CDS encoding NAD(P)-dependent oxidoreductase translates to MRILMTGAGGNLGSLLARHLLHHTNHSLNLMVHRNPLPADLASNNRVGVFKCDLSKPKTLEASCRGCDAIIHFGSVLFAPRPERHFPLTNTQNSVNMIDAAIRAGVERFILVSFPHVEGATSQDDPCIGRVDRRPVSIHAKTRLEAEKYLLRKGEETGLRAISLRPGMIYGSEVLMIEFARKLARFGLLGVWNNETPVHLLSLADFNACCQAALEKPEAVGVYPLGDDAPTTLQAFMDESCRHLGLQKPWRLPEAAFFAAAWASESMATLFGTKTPLTTDFIRIGQVPYFCDTSRMRRDLIPVLRHASFRDALFTLEKN
- the fdhF gene encoding formate dehydrogenase subunit alpha, coding for MQKNPTIATTIDGTPVSFPAGTLLLQAAKSLGREIPTLCHSDRLQPCGSCRICLVEEVGAGYVPACATEIREGARYVTTSVALDQIRRGILGMILRRHPLHCRGCRVDGRCQLQRVAIQLGFSPDGQAGGSLSEIDTRHPMIHRHHDLCIQCGVCVRACHEIQGQDVLGMAGRGEGMRVVAGGDLSLEEAGCVSCGQCLYECPTGALQAGDQTRPGSFDREVTTTCGYCAVGCRLRVQVKENRIVGMEPDLDGSANRGHACVKGRFGFQFVEAPDRLRLPLIRQPDGTFRESGWEEALDLVARRFMDIRQREGGRALGVVSSARCTNEENYLLQKMARVVFGTNNIDNCARVCHSPSAFALGEALGTGAGTNSFEDVERSDVLLLVGANPTEAHPVFGARIKQAVRQGCRLIVIDPRNTELARLADIHIPLRPGSNVPVINAMQSVLIEEELFDEAFIRKHAEGFEAIQDGLQGCTPEWAGEHAGVDGALITQAARLYASGKASQILWGLGITESCQGTVAAFGLINLAIMTGNLGRPGTGSSPIRGQNNVQGACDMGALPNVFSDYQSVTDGAARKRHQAVWGVTPPDQVGLKMPEMLAAAREGALKGLYLVAQDPAQSDPDTQQVLQALEQLEFLVVQDLFLTESARFADVVLPGAGFLEKSGTFVNSDRRIQRIVPAVEPPGEALPDGEITHRLAGRMGYDFGFTAENGSGIDPEKVMVEIASLTPNWGGVTYQRLDALGFLQWPCPDVDHPGTDIVHRAGRFIRGRARLTPTPWRALTQSVDSHYPLMLTTGRILFHYNSGSMTRRTPIAALDGAGEERVRIHPVDAARLNIVTGERVAVISRQGRVTLLAQVSDQSNPGLLFMAFHFPQTRTNLLIGNAADEQTLCPEYKVTPVRLEKVS
- a CDS encoding type II toxin-antitoxin system RelE/ParE family toxin — encoded protein: MVYKIIIPSKVEKQISNLPKPEWQRIRNVIDSLETNPKPPGALKMKGQIDRWRIRSGNYRLLYTIEDDQLVVLILKAGHRREVYR